The following proteins are encoded in a genomic region of Paralichthys olivaceus isolate ysfri-2021 chromosome 23, ASM2471397v2, whole genome shotgun sequence:
- the kmt2e gene encoding inactive histone-lysine N-methyltransferase 2E isoform X11 — MHLHFHFDSEQRYTQEVLHSALTACNRSIRAETGSRGAVSPLYLWTNFLKSRPESVEASPVVVEKSSYPHQIYSSSSHHSHSYIGLPYADHNYGARPPPTPPASPPPSMLIRQGEGGLFVPGGQDEASRGTTLSTSEDGSYGADITRCICGFTHDDGYMICCDKCSAWQHIDCMGIDRQNIPETYLCERCQPRHLDRERAILLQTRKRECLSDGDTSATESGDEVPLELYSTFQHTPTTITLTTGRLGHKQVDKKRKKSGDKEPQASSARAKKAFREGSRKSSRVKGAAPEQEPTEHPSLWENKIKTWMERYEEASSNQYSEDVQVLLRVKEQGDGKSLAYNTHPASFKPPVESQVQKNKKILKAVRDLAPDSLIIEYRGKFMLRQQFEANGYFFKRPYPFVLFYSKFDGLEMCVDARSFGNEARFIRRSCTPNSEVRHVIEDGMLHLYIYSLRPITKGTEITIGFDFDYGSCKYKVDCACVRGNQECPVLKHNLEPTENLGSGGRRRGSRKDKEAVRDDLGQNQNMGLDGEGKSKSLGDGKQRKLSPLRLSISNNQTREERKMEAILQAFARMEKREKRREQALERIGSVKSEVGGRSDIKEEPPVTPETADSPTVMQPLLEVKEEPGLKQAKVKASRNRKSFSRNRTHIGQQRRRARTISTCSDLAPGSPTESIEPLSNDSPEGETPTALEPETIAYQAEDTSPPHSSSPAPDRNRTGSKNFKTKKHFVSEWVGEKQQDRGAVRTPEPAPERPLRISSDPEVLATQLNALPGMACSPQIYSTPKHYVRFSSPFLANRSPTTPGVPTGRRRSRELPETPPTTGPCKKRWLKQALEEEGSPSPARRPSLVMPSEGPLSPSINGDSDSPLPFNGICSLPELPTPLKKRRLSPLDACMSESSTPYGSPCATPTRADQLETPATPVLLATPPRPRIEEPNTEPLPSTPTQTLTAPQESESSVESSPEVSRKPSVQEADRPPSLVSSPCIRAPSSDGLPTEAKMSVPESPQPPATESVDCGEDRTDGGVVEGNSEASSSAETCASSFPGWIKSPERGPTGAAGLNFSPVNSNLRDLTPSHTLEPLAAPFRPEAAAGTAAVSTAGTGSLVSSQAPFSEGQGQLFYPCSEEGSSLGFPRSLNGDGSGEAGGSAQNPPQKKKVSLLEYRKRQREARRSGSKTECSSPVSTVPPMSMDAFPVALETASEPPPPPAPTILCNATSNATTVTVKEPQTNEEAETAAEKGEKEGGEGQWTSSTSVEQARERSYHRALLLSKDKDTDGETEGGDTPALRDCPSPGLQKTPTHGPCSPGAVSQTPSRSVKEDEADAQPRTPNLTTQPPSKPTGPKPAPLTPTKLHQTPLPSSPVHFPGSSLLHSPKPPSQGSPYRSQRALFSTQPQNQPQPQAQTGPAPFPQYNAQSAPPPPPPPPPAPPVSTAYFPSQSPSPAGPFPGFKPSVTPPYPPGSQPLMQTIPHSVHYQSSAAPPPPPPPPPHPMSGPTLLHVNLQPPPIQQHQLLLTTAPPPPPPPQVQTSQQPQQQPLAGGPLLSLTPPPPPPPPPPAPSTNPQMQPHHFQNLGGFQPALMHPGTVANPSVPQSTYPPPLQQSGLPPPPPPPPQQTQQGQAQAAASQMPSGTRGAPASSTPFHSSGYLSTGWH, encoded by the exons ATGCActtacattttcactttgacaGTGAGCAGCGatacacacaggaagtgttgcatAGTGCTCTTACGGCATGCAACCGGAGCATAAGGGCAGAGACAGGCTCACGCGGTGCCGTGTCACCACTTTACCTTTGGActaactttttaaaaag CAGACCAGAATCGGTGGAGGCCAGCCCTGTGGTAGTGGAAAAGTCCAGCTACCCACACCAGATCTACAGCAGCAGTTCACACCATTCCCACAGTTACATTGGCCTGCCTTATGCC GACCATAACTATGGGGCGCGGCCCCCACCTACACCACCggcctcccctcctccttccatGTTGATCCGACAAGGAGAGGGAGGGTTGTTTGTTCCAGGGGGCCAGGACGAAGCATCCAGGGGCACCACGCTCAGCACCTCAGAGGATGGCAGCTACGGGGCTGACATCACCCGCTGCATCTGTGGCTTCACCCACGATGACGGCTACATGATCTGCTGTGATAAGTGCAG TGCCTGGCAGCATATTGACTGCATGGGCATCGACAGGCAGAACATTCCTGAGACCTATCTGTGTGAACGCTGCCAACCACGACACCTGGATAGGGAGAGGGCCATCCTGCTGCAGACTAGGAAACGAGAATGTTTGTCTG ATGGGGACACCAGTGCGACAGAGAGTGGAGATGAGGTGCCGTTAGAGCTGTACTCCACCTTCCAACACACACCTACCACCATCACCCTGACGACTGGGCGCCTTGGCCATAAACAGGTTGATAAAAAACGTAAAAAGAGTGGCGATAAGGAGCCTCAAGCATCCTCAGCCCGAGCTAAGAAG GCCTTCCGAGAAGGTTCCAGAAAGTCCTCCAGAGTAAAG GGTGCCGCTCCAGAGCAGGAGCCGACAGAACACCCGTCTCTGTGGGAGAACAAGATCAAGACGTGGATGGAGCGTTACGAGGAGGCCAGCAGCAATCAGTACAGTGAGGACGTCCAGGTCCTGTTGCGTGTTAAAGAGCAAGGCGACGGCAAGAGCCTGGCGTACAACACGCATCCAGCCTCTTTCAAACCACCTGTGGAG AGTCAAgttcagaaaaacaagaagatcCTCAAGGCGGTGCGAGACCTGGCCCCAGACTCCCTCATCATTGAGTACAGGGGAAAGTTTATGCTTCGACAGCAATTTGAGGCCAATGGTTACTTCTTTAAGAG GCCGTAtccatttgtgttattttattcaaaatttGACGGACTGGAGATGTGTGTGGACGCTCGCAGCTTCGGCAACGAGGCGCGCTTCATCCGTCGCTCCTGTACCCCCAATTCTGAG GTGCGGCACGTCATCGAAGACGGCATGCTGCATTTATACATCTACTCTTTGAGGCCTATCACCAAGGGCACAGAGATCACCATTGGCTTTGATTTTGACTATGGCAGCTG TAAATACAAGGTGGACTGTGCCTGTGTGAGGGGGAACCAGGAATGCCCAGTGCTCAAGCACAACCTGGAGCCCACGGAGAACTTGGGTTCTGGAGGTCGCCGCCGAGGGAGTCGCAAGGACAAGGAGGCGGTGCGGGACGACCTGGGCCAGAACCAGAACATGGGTTTGGACGGCGAGGGGAAGAGCAAGAGTTTAGGTGACGgcaaacagagaaaactttCTCCTCTCCGCCTCTCCATCTCAAACAACCAG AcacgagaagagaggaagatggaggccATTCTGCAAGCCTTCGCCCGTatggagaagagggagaaacGCAGGGAGCAGGCCCTGGAGCGAATCGGCAGTGTCAAGTCAGAGGTCGGAGGCCGCAGTGACATCAAGGAAGAGCCTCCGGTCACTCCTGAGACAGCAGATTCCCCAACTGTCATGCAg CCACTTCTGGAGGTGAAAGAGGAGCCAGGACTAAAGCAGGCAAAGGTCAAAGCCTCgagaaacaggaagagtttCTCAAGAAACCGCACGCACATCGGTCAGCAGCGCCGACGAGCTCGCACCATCAGCACCTGTTCTGACTTGGCCCCTGGCTCTCCGACTGAGTCTATTGAGCCCCTGTCCAATGACTCTCCTGAAGGAGAAACCCCCACTGCACTGGAGCCTGAGACCATCGCTTACCAAGCAGAGGACACCAGCCCTCCGCACAGCAGCTCACCTGCACCTGACAGAAACCGCACTGGGAGCAAGAACTTCAAAACTAAAAAg CACTTTGTCAGCGAATGGGTgggagagaagcagcaggacCGTGGTGCAGTGCGAACCCCTGAGCCGGCCCCAGAGAGACCACTGAGAATAAGCAGTGACCCAGAAGTACTCGCCACACAGCTGAACGCCCTTCCAGGCATGGCCTGCTCGCCGCAGATCTACAGCACGCCCAAACACTACGTTCGTTTCTCGTCCCCATTCCTGGCGAATCGCAGCCCCACCACTCCCGGAGTCCCCACAGGGAGACGGCGGTCCAGAGAACTGCCAGAAACTCCGCCAACCACAGGCCCCTGCAAGAAG CGATGGTTGAAGCaggctctggaggaggaaggCTCCCCCAGCCCAGCCAGACGACCGAGCCTCGTCATGCCCAGTGAGGGACCTCTCAGCCCCTCCATTAATGGAGACTCGGACAGCCCTCTACCTTTCAACGGCATTTGCTCGCTACCAG AGTTGCCCACACCTTTGAAAAAGCGGCGGTTGAGTCCGTTAGATGCCTGTATGTCCGAGAGTTCAACACCCTACGGCTCCCCATGTGCCACGCCCACCAGGGCCGACCAACTGGAGACACCTGCGACGCCCGTCTTACTCGCTACCCCTCCACGCCCGCGGATAGAGGAGCCCAATACAGAGCCCCTGCCCAGCACCCCAACACAGACACTTACTGCCCCTCAGGAG AGTGAATCTTCTGTGGAGAGCTCACCAGAGGTCAGCCGGAAACCCAGTGTGCAAGAG GCTGATCGCCCGCCTTCGTTGGTCTCCTCTCCTTGCATCAGGGCTCCCAGCTCAGATGGACTACCCACAGAGGCCAAGATGTCAGTTCCAGAGAGTCCACAGCCCCCAGCGACAGAGTCTGTGGACTGCGGGGAGGACCGGACTGATGGTGGAGTTGTAGAAGGCAATAGCGAGGCTTCCTCTTCCGCAGAAACTTGTGCTTCCTCTTTTCCCGGCTGGATAAAAAGCCCAGAGAGAGGCCCGACTGGAGCAGCTGGCCTGAACTTCTCCCCAGTCAACTCAAACTTAAGGGACCTCACCCCTTCACACACCCTGGAGCCTCTGGCAGCTCCTTTCAGGCCTGAGGCTGCAGCTGGGACTGCAGCAGTGTCCACAGCAGGGACCGGGTCATTGGTCAGCTCTCAAGCCCCCTTCAGTGAAGGCCAGGGGCAGCTCTTTTACCCCTGCTCTGAAGAGGGAAGCTCACTCGGATTCCCTCGCTCACTGAACGGGGACGGCAGCGGCGAGGCAGGAGGATCGGCACAGAACCCTCCACAGAAGAAAAAG GTTTCCCTGCTCGAATACAGAAAGCGTCAACGAGAAGCTCGCCGCAGCGGCTCTAAGACTGAGTGCAGCTCTCCCGTTTCCACCGTGCCGCCCATGAGCATGGACGCCTTTCCTGTCGCTCTCGAGACTGCCAGtgagcctcctcctccccctgctcccaCAATACTCTGCAACGCCACCTCCAACGCCACCACGGTCACGGTAAAAGAGCCTCAAACTAATGAGGAGGCAGAGACTGCtgcagagaaaggagagaaggaaggcGGAGAAGGACAGTG gaCGTCGTCGACTTCTGTGGAGCAGGCCCGAGAGCGGAGCTACCACCGAGCTCTGCTGCTCAGCAAAGATAAAGACACAG ATGGTGAGACAGAGGGTGGTGACACGCCTGCCCTCAGAGACTGTCCATCGCCAGGTCTTCAAAAGACCCCGACCCATGGA cccTGCTCTCCTGGTGCTGTCTCCCAGACTCCAAGTCGTTCAGTGAAGGAGGACGAGGCAGACGCTCAACCTCGGACGCCAAATCTGACGACGCAGCCACCAAGCAAACCCACAGGACCTAAGCCGGCTCCTCTGACCCCCACAAAGCTGCATCAAACCCCCTTGCCCTCCTCTCCGGTCCACTTCCCTGGATCCTCACTCCTCCACTCCCCCAAGCCTCCTTCTCAGGGCTCGCCCTACCGCAGCCAGAGGGCGCTGTTCTCCACGCAGCCTCAAAACCAGCCACAGCCCCAGGCTCAGACTGGCCCTGCTCCTTTTCCCCAGTATAACGCACAGAGtgctcctccaccacctccccctcctccaccagcgCCTCCAGTCTCCACGGCGTATTTTCCCAGCCAGAGCCCCTCGCCCGCTGGACCCTTCCCTGGGTTCAAACCTTCCGTCACCCCGCCTTACCCTCCCGGCTCTCAGCCCTTGATGCAGACTATTCCCCACAGTGTGCACTATCAGAGCTCAGCCGCGCCTCCTCCaccgcctcctccacctccacacccGATGAGCGGCCCCACTCTGCTGCACGTtaacctgcagcctcctcccaTCCAGCAGCACCAGCTCCTGCTGACCACTGCTCCCCCTCCGCCTCCTCCCCCTCAGGTTCAGACGTCCCaacagccgcagcagcagcctcttGCAGGCGGCCCCTTGTTGTCACTCACGCCTCCTCCGCCGCCCCCGCCTCCTCCCCCGGCCCCATCAACCAACCCCCAGATGCAGCCCCACCACTTTCAGAACTTAGGGGGGTTTCAGCCGGCACTGATGCATCCAGGGACCGTAGCCAATCCTTCAGTGCCCCAATCGACGTACCCCCCACCCCTTCAGCAGAGCGGActgcctccacctccccctcctcccccccaaCAGACTCAACAAGGCCAGGCCCAGGCCGCAGCCTCCCAGATGCCTTCTGGGACTCGTGGAGCTCCTGCGTCCTCGACCCCCTTTCACAGCTCGGGGTACCTTAGCACAGGGTGGCACTGA
- the kmt2e gene encoding inactive histone-lysine N-methyltransferase 2E isoform X10 — MSIVIPVGVDTADTSYLDMAAGSEPESVEASPVVVEKSSYPHQIYSSSSHHSHSYIGLPYADHNYGARPPPTPPASPPPSMLIRQGEGGLFVPGGQDEASRGTTLSTSEDGSYGADITRCICGFTHDDGYMICCDKCSAWQHIDCMGIDRQNIPETYLCERCQPRHLDRERAILLQTRKRECLSDGDTSATESGDEVPLELYSTFQHTPTTITLTTGRLGHKQVDKKRKKSGDKEPQASSARAKKAFREGSRKSSRVKGAAPEQEPTEHPSLWENKIKTWMERYEEASSNQYSEDVQVLLRVKEQGDGKSLAYNTHPASFKPPVESQVQKNKKILKAVRDLAPDSLIIEYRGKFMLRQQFEANGYFFKRPYPFVLFYSKFDGLEMCVDARSFGNEARFIRRSCTPNSEVRHVIEDGMLHLYIYSLRPITKGTEITIGFDFDYGSCKYKVDCACVRGNQECPVLKHNLEPTENLGSGGRRRGSRKDKEAVRDDLGQNQNMGLDGEGKSKSLGDGKQRKLSPLRLSISNNQDPELYEDLEDKTSVSNEVEMESEEQIAERRRKMTREERKMEAILQAFARMEKREKRREQALERIGSVKSEVGGRSDIKEEPPVTPETADSPTVMQPLLEVKEEPGLKQAKVKASRNRKSFSRNRTHIGQQRRRARTISTCSDLAPGSPTESIEPLSNDSPEGETPTALEPETIAYQAEDTSPPHSSSPAPDRNRTGSKNFKTKKHFVSEWVGEKQQDRGAVRTPEPAPERPLRISSDPEVLATQLNALPGMACSPQIYSTPKHYVRFSSPFLANRSPTTPGVPTGRRRSRELPETPPTTGPCKKRWLKQALEEEGSPSPARRPSLVMPSEGPLSPSINGDSDSPLPFNGICSLPELPTPLKKRRLSPLDACMSESSTPYGSPCATPTRADQLETPATPVLLATPPRPRIEEPNTEPLPSTPTQTLTAPQESESSVESSPEVSRKPSVQEADRPPSLVSSPCIRAPSSDGLPTEAKMSVPESPQPPATESVDCGEDRTDGGVVEGNSEASSSAETCASSFPGWIKSPERGPTGAAGLNFSPVNSNLRDLTPSHTLEPLAAPFRPEAAAGTAAVSTAGTGSLVSSQAPFSEGQGQLFYPCSEEGSSLGFPRSLNGDGSGEAGGSAQNPPQKKKVSLLEYRKRQREARRSGSKTECSSPVSTVPPMSMDAFPVALETASEPPPPPAPTILCNATSNATTVTVKEPQTNEEAETAAEKGEKEGGEGQWTSSTSVEQARERSYHRALLLSKDKDTDGETEGGDTPALRDCPSPGLQKTPTHGPCSPGAVSQTPSRSVKEDEADAQPRTPNLTTQPPSKPTGPKPAPLTPTKLHQTPLPSSPVHFPGSSLLHSPKPPSQGSPYRSQRALFSTQPQNQPQPQAQTGPAPFPQYNAQSAPPPPPPPPPAPPVSTAYFPSQSPSPAGPFPGFKPSVTPPYPPGSQPLMQTIPHSVHYQSSAAPPPPPPPPPHPMSGPTLLHVNLQPPPIQQHQLLLTTAPPPPPPPQVQTSQQPQQQPLAGGPLLSLTPPPPPPPPPPAPSTNPQMQPHHFQNLGGFQPALMHPGTVANPSVPQSTYPPPLQQSGLPPPPPPPPQQTQQGQAQAAASQMPSGTRGAPASSTPFHSSGYLSTGWH; from the exons ATGAGCATAGTCATCCCAGTGGGGGTGGACACAGCAGACACCTCATACCTGGACATGGCGGCGGGCTCAGA ACCAGAATCGGTGGAGGCCAGCCCTGTGGTAGTGGAAAAGTCCAGCTACCCACACCAGATCTACAGCAGCAGTTCACACCATTCCCACAGTTACATTGGCCTGCCTTATGCC GACCATAACTATGGGGCGCGGCCCCCACCTACACCACCggcctcccctcctccttccatGTTGATCCGACAAGGAGAGGGAGGGTTGTTTGTTCCAGGGGGCCAGGACGAAGCATCCAGGGGCACCACGCTCAGCACCTCAGAGGATGGCAGCTACGGGGCTGACATCACCCGCTGCATCTGTGGCTTCACCCACGATGACGGCTACATGATCTGCTGTGATAAGTGCAG TGCCTGGCAGCATATTGACTGCATGGGCATCGACAGGCAGAACATTCCTGAGACCTATCTGTGTGAACGCTGCCAACCACGACACCTGGATAGGGAGAGGGCCATCCTGCTGCAGACTAGGAAACGAGAATGTTTGTCTG ATGGGGACACCAGTGCGACAGAGAGTGGAGATGAGGTGCCGTTAGAGCTGTACTCCACCTTCCAACACACACCTACCACCATCACCCTGACGACTGGGCGCCTTGGCCATAAACAGGTTGATAAAAAACGTAAAAAGAGTGGCGATAAGGAGCCTCAAGCATCCTCAGCCCGAGCTAAGAAG GCCTTCCGAGAAGGTTCCAGAAAGTCCTCCAGAGTAAAG GGTGCCGCTCCAGAGCAGGAGCCGACAGAACACCCGTCTCTGTGGGAGAACAAGATCAAGACGTGGATGGAGCGTTACGAGGAGGCCAGCAGCAATCAGTACAGTGAGGACGTCCAGGTCCTGTTGCGTGTTAAAGAGCAAGGCGACGGCAAGAGCCTGGCGTACAACACGCATCCAGCCTCTTTCAAACCACCTGTGGAG AGTCAAgttcagaaaaacaagaagatcCTCAAGGCGGTGCGAGACCTGGCCCCAGACTCCCTCATCATTGAGTACAGGGGAAAGTTTATGCTTCGACAGCAATTTGAGGCCAATGGTTACTTCTTTAAGAG GCCGTAtccatttgtgttattttattcaaaatttGACGGACTGGAGATGTGTGTGGACGCTCGCAGCTTCGGCAACGAGGCGCGCTTCATCCGTCGCTCCTGTACCCCCAATTCTGAG GTGCGGCACGTCATCGAAGACGGCATGCTGCATTTATACATCTACTCTTTGAGGCCTATCACCAAGGGCACAGAGATCACCATTGGCTTTGATTTTGACTATGGCAGCTG TAAATACAAGGTGGACTGTGCCTGTGTGAGGGGGAACCAGGAATGCCCAGTGCTCAAGCACAACCTGGAGCCCACGGAGAACTTGGGTTCTGGAGGTCGCCGCCGAGGGAGTCGCAAGGACAAGGAGGCGGTGCGGGACGACCTGGGCCAGAACCAGAACATGGGTTTGGACGGCGAGGGGAAGAGCAAGAGTTTAGGTGACGgcaaacagagaaaactttCTCCTCTCCGCCTCTCCATCTCAAACAACCAG GATCCTGAGTTATATGAGGATCTTGAAGACAAAACTTCCGTTAGCAATGAAGTAGAGATGGAATCAGAGGAGCAGattgcagagaggaggaggaagatg AcacgagaagagaggaagatggaggccATTCTGCAAGCCTTCGCCCGTatggagaagagggagaaacGCAGGGAGCAGGCCCTGGAGCGAATCGGCAGTGTCAAGTCAGAGGTCGGAGGCCGCAGTGACATCAAGGAAGAGCCTCCGGTCACTCCTGAGACAGCAGATTCCCCAACTGTCATGCAg CCACTTCTGGAGGTGAAAGAGGAGCCAGGACTAAAGCAGGCAAAGGTCAAAGCCTCgagaaacaggaagagtttCTCAAGAAACCGCACGCACATCGGTCAGCAGCGCCGACGAGCTCGCACCATCAGCACCTGTTCTGACTTGGCCCCTGGCTCTCCGACTGAGTCTATTGAGCCCCTGTCCAATGACTCTCCTGAAGGAGAAACCCCCACTGCACTGGAGCCTGAGACCATCGCTTACCAAGCAGAGGACACCAGCCCTCCGCACAGCAGCTCACCTGCACCTGACAGAAACCGCACTGGGAGCAAGAACTTCAAAACTAAAAAg CACTTTGTCAGCGAATGGGTgggagagaagcagcaggacCGTGGTGCAGTGCGAACCCCTGAGCCGGCCCCAGAGAGACCACTGAGAATAAGCAGTGACCCAGAAGTACTCGCCACACAGCTGAACGCCCTTCCAGGCATGGCCTGCTCGCCGCAGATCTACAGCACGCCCAAACACTACGTTCGTTTCTCGTCCCCATTCCTGGCGAATCGCAGCCCCACCACTCCCGGAGTCCCCACAGGGAGACGGCGGTCCAGAGAACTGCCAGAAACTCCGCCAACCACAGGCCCCTGCAAGAAG CGATGGTTGAAGCaggctctggaggaggaaggCTCCCCCAGCCCAGCCAGACGACCGAGCCTCGTCATGCCCAGTGAGGGACCTCTCAGCCCCTCCATTAATGGAGACTCGGACAGCCCTCTACCTTTCAACGGCATTTGCTCGCTACCAG AGTTGCCCACACCTTTGAAAAAGCGGCGGTTGAGTCCGTTAGATGCCTGTATGTCCGAGAGTTCAACACCCTACGGCTCCCCATGTGCCACGCCCACCAGGGCCGACCAACTGGAGACACCTGCGACGCCCGTCTTACTCGCTACCCCTCCACGCCCGCGGATAGAGGAGCCCAATACAGAGCCCCTGCCCAGCACCCCAACACAGACACTTACTGCCCCTCAGGAG AGTGAATCTTCTGTGGAGAGCTCACCAGAGGTCAGCCGGAAACCCAGTGTGCAAGAG GCTGATCGCCCGCCTTCGTTGGTCTCCTCTCCTTGCATCAGGGCTCCCAGCTCAGATGGACTACCCACAGAGGCCAAGATGTCAGTTCCAGAGAGTCCACAGCCCCCAGCGACAGAGTCTGTGGACTGCGGGGAGGACCGGACTGATGGTGGAGTTGTAGAAGGCAATAGCGAGGCTTCCTCTTCCGCAGAAACTTGTGCTTCCTCTTTTCCCGGCTGGATAAAAAGCCCAGAGAGAGGCCCGACTGGAGCAGCTGGCCTGAACTTCTCCCCAGTCAACTCAAACTTAAGGGACCTCACCCCTTCACACACCCTGGAGCCTCTGGCAGCTCCTTTCAGGCCTGAGGCTGCAGCTGGGACTGCAGCAGTGTCCACAGCAGGGACCGGGTCATTGGTCAGCTCTCAAGCCCCCTTCAGTGAAGGCCAGGGGCAGCTCTTTTACCCCTGCTCTGAAGAGGGAAGCTCACTCGGATTCCCTCGCTCACTGAACGGGGACGGCAGCGGCGAGGCAGGAGGATCGGCACAGAACCCTCCACAGAAGAAAAAG GTTTCCCTGCTCGAATACAGAAAGCGTCAACGAGAAGCTCGCCGCAGCGGCTCTAAGACTGAGTGCAGCTCTCCCGTTTCCACCGTGCCGCCCATGAGCATGGACGCCTTTCCTGTCGCTCTCGAGACTGCCAGtgagcctcctcctccccctgctcccaCAATACTCTGCAACGCCACCTCCAACGCCACCACGGTCACGGTAAAAGAGCCTCAAACTAATGAGGAGGCAGAGACTGCtgcagagaaaggagagaaggaaggcGGAGAAGGACAGTG gaCGTCGTCGACTTCTGTGGAGCAGGCCCGAGAGCGGAGCTACCACCGAGCTCTGCTGCTCAGCAAAGATAAAGACACAG ATGGTGAGACAGAGGGTGGTGACACGCCTGCCCTCAGAGACTGTCCATCGCCAGGTCTTCAAAAGACCCCGACCCATGGA cccTGCTCTCCTGGTGCTGTCTCCCAGACTCCAAGTCGTTCAGTGAAGGAGGACGAGGCAGACGCTCAACCTCGGACGCCAAATCTGACGACGCAGCCACCAAGCAAACCCACAGGACCTAAGCCGGCTCCTCTGACCCCCACAAAGCTGCATCAAACCCCCTTGCCCTCCTCTCCGGTCCACTTCCCTGGATCCTCACTCCTCCACTCCCCCAAGCCTCCTTCTCAGGGCTCGCCCTACCGCAGCCAGAGGGCGCTGTTCTCCACGCAGCCTCAAAACCAGCCACAGCCCCAGGCTCAGACTGGCCCTGCTCCTTTTCCCCAGTATAACGCACAGAGtgctcctccaccacctccccctcctccaccagcgCCTCCAGTCTCCACGGCGTATTTTCCCAGCCAGAGCCCCTCGCCCGCTGGACCCTTCCCTGGGTTCAAACCTTCCGTCACCCCGCCTTACCCTCCCGGCTCTCAGCCCTTGATGCAGACTATTCCCCACAGTGTGCACTATCAGAGCTCAGCCGCGCCTCCTCCaccgcctcctccacctccacacccGATGAGCGGCCCCACTCTGCTGCACGTtaacctgcagcctcctcccaTCCAGCAGCACCAGCTCCTGCTGACCACTGCTCCCCCTCCGCCTCCTCCCCCTCAGGTTCAGACGTCCCaacagccgcagcagcagcctcttGCAGGCGGCCCCTTGTTGTCACTCACGCCTCCTCCGCCGCCCCCGCCTCCTCCCCCGGCCCCATCAACCAACCCCCAGATGCAGCCCCACCACTTTCAGAACTTAGGGGGGTTTCAGCCGGCACTGATGCATCCAGGGACCGTAGCCAATCCTTCAGTGCCCCAATCGACGTACCCCCCACCCCTTCAGCAGAGCGGActgcctccacctccccctcctcccccccaaCAGACTCAACAAGGCCAGGCCCAGGCCGCAGCCTCCCAGATGCCTTCTGGGACTCGTGGAGCTCCTGCGTCCTCGACCCCCTTTCACAGCTCGGGGTACCTTAGCACAGGGTGGCACTGA